The proteins below are encoded in one region of Vogesella indigofera:
- a CDS encoding aspartate/glutamate racemase family protein: MPHSPLIGVLGGMGPLATVDFLHKLILATPAGRDQEHVATVTWNVPQIPDRQHYLAGHGDSPLPAMLHGIRQLNAAGATRIVIPCNTAHHWFDALAAASPAPLLHIADATLAALGASDGPVGIIASRGALQSGLYQQRLAARGIPYVLPSEAVLAQAFTPGCYAVKRNALQLGGELLQQVGEALRQHGATRLILACTEVPLALAAVNSPLQAISIDPAQALVQAVLRYWQQAGSAAPEPGAGSGRATVAP, translated from the coding sequence GTGCCGCACTCTCCGCTGATCGGCGTGCTGGGCGGCATGGGGCCGCTGGCGACGGTGGATTTCCTGCACAAGCTGATCCTCGCCACCCCGGCCGGCAGAGACCAGGAACACGTGGCGACCGTCACCTGGAACGTGCCGCAGATCCCCGACCGCCAGCACTATCTGGCCGGCCACGGCGACAGCCCGCTGCCGGCCATGCTGCACGGCATCCGGCAGCTGAACGCCGCCGGCGCCACCCGCATCGTCATCCCCTGCAATACCGCGCATCACTGGTTTGACGCGCTGGCCGCCGCCAGTCCGGCGCCGCTGCTCCATATCGCGGATGCCACACTGGCGGCGCTGGGCGCCAGCGACGGACCGGTCGGCATCATCGCCAGCCGCGGCGCGCTGCAAAGCGGCCTCTACCAGCAAAGGTTGGCCGCACGCGGTATCCCTTATGTGCTGCCCAGCGAAGCAGTGCTTGCCCAGGCCTTCACTCCCGGCTGCTACGCGGTAAAACGCAACGCGCTGCAGCTGGGCGGCGAGCTGCTGCAACAGGTCGGCGAGGCGCTGCGGCAACACGGCGCCACGCGGCTGATCCTGGCCTGCACCGAAGTCCCGCTGGCGCTGGCTGCGGTAAACTCGCCACTGCAAGCCATCAGCATCGACCCGGCCCAGGCGCTGGTGCAGGCGGTATTGCGCTACTGGCAGCAAGCCGGCAGCGCCGCGCCTGAACCTGGCGCTGGCTCCGGCCGCGCCACTGTGGCACCGTAA
- a CDS encoding D-cysteine desulfhydrase, with protein sequence MTTLARFPRLRLTQAPTPLEALPNLSRLLDGPQLFIKRDDNTGLALGGNKTRKLEFLLGDALAKGATHIVTQGATQSNHVRQTIAAANKLGLPSTVLLEERVSDAHADYYSNGNVLLDQLLGADIETRPAGLDMNHELLAVGERLQAAGEVPYLIPGGGSNAIGALGYVLSAQELLQQSTEQALRIDHVIHATGSSGTQAGLVVGLQAANSGIPLLGFSVRAARDKQIENVTRLARQTWDLLDIRQPFDDSAVRVNADYVGAGYGIPTEGTLEAIRLLARHEGILLDPVYSGKAFAGLIDLIRRGHFRRDENIVFVHTGGAAGLFGYRDLLQPAGGVR encoded by the coding sequence ATGACCACCCTCGCCCGCTTTCCCCGCCTCCGCCTGACGCAGGCACCGACGCCGCTGGAGGCGCTGCCCAACCTGAGCCGCCTGCTGGACGGCCCGCAGCTGTTCATCAAACGCGACGACAACACCGGCCTGGCGCTGGGCGGCAACAAGACGCGCAAGCTGGAATTCCTGCTTGGCGACGCGCTGGCCAAAGGCGCCACCCATATCGTGACCCAGGGCGCCACCCAGTCCAACCACGTGCGGCAGACCATCGCCGCGGCCAACAAGCTGGGACTGCCAAGCACAGTGCTGCTGGAAGAGCGCGTCAGCGACGCGCACGCCGACTACTACAGCAACGGCAACGTGCTGCTGGACCAGCTGCTGGGTGCCGACATCGAGACCCGCCCCGCAGGGCTGGACATGAACCACGAGCTGCTGGCGGTGGGCGAGCGCCTGCAGGCCGCCGGCGAGGTGCCGTACCTGATCCCCGGTGGCGGCTCCAACGCCATCGGTGCGCTGGGGTATGTGCTGTCGGCGCAGGAGCTGCTGCAGCAAAGTACCGAACAGGCGCTGCGCATCGACCACGTCATCCACGCCACCGGCAGCAGCGGCACCCAGGCCGGGCTGGTGGTCGGGCTGCAGGCGGCCAACAGTGGCATCCCGCTGCTGGGTTTCAGCGTGCGCGCCGCGCGCGACAAGCAGATCGAGAACGTGACCCGGCTGGCCCGCCAGACCTGGGATCTGCTCGACATCCGCCAGCCGTTTGACGACAGCGCGGTGCGCGTCAATGCCGATTACGTCGGTGCCGGCTACGGCATCCCCACCGAGGGCACGCTGGAAGCCATCCGCCTGCTGGCCCGCCACGAAGGCATCCTGCTGGACCCGGTCTACAGCGGCAAAGCCTTTGCCGGCCTGATCGACCTGATCCGCCGCGGCCATTTCCGCCGTGACGAAAACATCGTGTTCGTGCATACCGGTGGCGCCGCCGGCCTGTTTGGCTACCGCGACCTGCTGCAGCCGGCCGGCGGCGTACGGTGA
- a CDS encoding ABC transporter ATP-binding protein: MTTPRLSLEQVSKQFAAPDGSHSSVLEQVSLQVQPGEFVCLLGPSGCGKSTILNLVAGFEQADHGRVLLNGQPVSAPGPERGMVFQQPTLFPWLTIRDNITFGPRMAGSDKAAWQADAERYLQLVGLQDFAGHYPWQLSGGMRQRAALARAWLPQPQTLLMDEPFGALDAQTRLVMQELLTDIWQRTRTTILFVTHDVDEALFLADRVLVMSARPGRIRESFSVPFARPRSPEDLLTDPAYGQLKRDVLHIVREEAAKSLGTQPA; this comes from the coding sequence ATGACAACGCCACGCCTTTCGCTGGAGCAGGTCAGCAAACAGTTTGCCGCCCCCGACGGCAGCCACAGCAGCGTGCTGGAGCAGGTCTCGCTGCAGGTGCAGCCGGGCGAGTTCGTCTGCCTGCTGGGCCCGTCCGGCTGCGGCAAGTCCACCATCCTGAACCTGGTCGCCGGTTTCGAGCAGGCCGACCACGGCCGCGTGCTGCTCAATGGCCAGCCGGTGAGCGCGCCGGGGCCGGAGCGCGGCATGGTGTTCCAGCAGCCGACGCTGTTCCCGTGGCTGACCATCCGCGACAACATCACCTTTGGCCCGCGCATGGCCGGCAGCGACAAGGCCGCCTGGCAGGCCGACGCCGAGCGCTATCTACAGCTGGTCGGGCTGCAGGATTTTGCCGGCCACTACCCGTGGCAACTGTCCGGCGGCATGCGCCAGCGCGCCGCACTGGCCCGCGCCTGGCTACCGCAGCCGCAAACCCTGCTGATGGACGAGCCTTTCGGCGCGCTGGACGCGCAAACGCGACTGGTGATGCAGGAGCTGCTGACCGACATCTGGCAGCGCACGCGCACCACCATCCTGTTCGTCACCCACGACGTGGACGAGGCGCTGTTCCTCGCCGACCGCGTGCTGGTGATGTCGGCGCGCCCCGGGCGCATCCGCGAAAGCTTCAGCGTGCCGTTTGCCCGCCCGCGTTCGCCGGAAGACCTGCTCACCGACCCGGCCTACGGCCAGCTCAAGCGCGACGTGTTGCACATCGTGCGCGAAGAAGCCGCCAAGAGTCTGGGCACCCAACCAGCCTGA
- a CDS encoding ABC transporter permease: MTLPAAARPAAVTVPRLAAWPRLRRYRLPLLSTASVALFVLLWQLSGSLGWVDPLLLPPPSDLWLTVQELLASGYRQTPLWQHFAVSSGRALLAFAAAIALGVPLGLAMGLSPLFAAVLNPFVQFLRPLPKIALIPLVIVWFGIGEGAKFFLIFISSFLSIVVGAMAAVQGVSQGRLRAAQTLGASRRQQFVHVVLPDALPEVFTSVRLSVGIGWTSLIAAEMVAANSGLGWMVINAGSYLRTDVVLLGIVLLGLTGYAFDWLLQGLQRRHAPWTGRDA; this comes from the coding sequence TTGACTCTTCCGGCGGCGGCGCGGCCCGCCGCCGTCACCGTGCCAAGGTTGGCCGCATGGCCGCGGCTGCGCCGCTACCGCTTGCCGCTGCTCAGCACCGCCAGCGTGGCACTGTTCGTGCTGCTGTGGCAGCTGTCCGGCAGCCTCGGCTGGGTCGACCCGCTGCTGCTACCGCCGCCGAGCGACCTGTGGCTGACGGTGCAGGAGCTGCTGGCCAGCGGCTACCGGCAGACCCCGCTGTGGCAGCACTTCGCGGTGAGTAGCGGCCGCGCGCTGCTGGCGTTTGCCGCGGCCATTGCGCTGGGGGTGCCGCTGGGGCTGGCCATGGGGCTGTCGCCGCTGTTCGCCGCGGTGCTGAACCCCTTTGTGCAGTTTCTGCGGCCGCTGCCCAAGATCGCGCTGATTCCGCTGGTGATCGTGTGGTTCGGTATCGGCGAAGGCGCCAAATTTTTCCTGATCTTCATCTCCAGCTTTCTTAGCATCGTGGTCGGCGCCATGGCCGCAGTGCAGGGCGTGAGTCAGGGCCGGCTGCGCGCGGCGCAGACACTGGGCGCCAGCCGTCGCCAGCAGTTTGTGCATGTGGTGCTGCCCGATGCACTACCCGAGGTGTTTACTAGCGTGCGCCTGTCGGTCGGCATCGGCTGGACCTCGCTGATCGCCGCCGAAATGGTGGCGGCCAACTCTGGCCTCGGCTGGATGGTGATCAACGCCGGCAGCTACCTGCGTACCGACGTGGTGCTGCTCGGCATCGTGCTGCTGGGGCTGACCGGCTACGCCTTCGACTGGTTGCTGCAAGGCCTGCAGCGCCGCCATGCCCCATGGACTGGGAGAGACGCATGA
- a CDS encoding taurine ABC transporter substrate-binding protein has protein sequence MNQRRTFIKGLLLAASVFLPAAAYAEAIPDEVRFAYAGGPRVWVLGKIDKSFDKAFGAPVKWVPFNSGADVLTLFAAKEIDIARFGSSPAAAGIARKLPIEVIGTPEIIATSERLIARNSLASFKSLEGKTVAYPANSTSQYAFEVGVKLAQADRSKINVLTLKPAEIVAAWKRGDIDAAYVWGPFSQQLEADGGKEIFATRDLQKHGVLVFNNYVVRKEFAAKYPQLVSKFLRVAQDKVNQYKKDPEGSSQLIAQHLNIPLDTVRSTLAGLQYPSISEQLTPAYIGTGNAKNGSRIVNSYKATADFLAEIGEIRKQEVPASYASALNTSYLQQAAAAK, from the coding sequence ATGAACCAACGCCGCACTTTCATCAAGGGCCTGCTACTGGCCGCCTCGGTTTTCCTGCCCGCCGCCGCCTATGCCGAAGCCATTCCCGACGAAGTCCGCTTTGCCTACGCCGGCGGCCCGCGCGTCTGGGTGCTGGGCAAGATCGACAAGTCCTTCGACAAGGCCTTTGGCGCCCCGGTGAAATGGGTGCCGTTCAATTCCGGCGCCGACGTACTGACCCTGTTCGCCGCCAAGGAAATCGACATCGCCCGCTTCGGCTCCAGCCCGGCCGCCGCCGGCATTGCCCGCAAACTGCCGATCGAGGTGATCGGCACCCCGGAAATCATCGCCACCAGCGAGCGGCTGATCGCCAGGAACAGCCTGGCCAGCTTCAAGAGCCTGGAAGGCAAGACCGTGGCCTATCCGGCCAACTCCACCTCGCAGTACGCGTTTGAAGTTGGCGTCAAGCTGGCGCAGGCCGACCGCAGCAAGATCAATGTGCTGACGCTGAAACCGGCCGAGATCGTGGCGGCGTGGAAACGCGGCGACATCGACGCCGCCTATGTGTGGGGCCCGTTCAGCCAGCAACTGGAGGCCGACGGCGGCAAGGAAATCTTTGCCACCCGCGACCTGCAAAAACACGGCGTGCTGGTATTCAACAACTACGTGGTGCGCAAGGAATTTGCCGCCAAGTACCCGCAGCTGGTCAGCAAGTTCCTGCGCGTGGCACAGGACAAGGTCAACCAGTACAAGAAGGACCCGGAAGGCTCGTCGCAGCTGATCGCCCAGCATCTGAACATCCCGCTGGACACCGTGCGTAGCACGCTGGCCGGGCTGCAGTACCCGTCGATCAGCGAGCAGCTGACGCCGGCCTATATCGGCACCGGTAACGCCAAGAACGGCTCGCGCATCGTGAATTCCTACAAGGCGACCGCCGACTTCCTGGCCGAGATCGGCGAGATCCGCAAACAGGAGGTGCCGGCATCCTACGCCAGCGCGCTGAACACCAGCTATCTGCAGCAAGCTGCAGCCGCCAAGTGA